In a genomic window of Cytobacillus sp. FSL H8-0458:
- the pfkB gene encoding 1-phosphofructokinase — protein sequence MIHTLTLNPSVDYIVELDEIIVGGLNRMKHDSKFPGGKGINVSRVLKKMNVESKALGFAGGFTGDYIVNSLNKENIQSDFIQVAEDTRINVKIKAETETEVNAKGPAISGRNFEDLKNKIRSLSEEDLLVLAGSIPSTLPETTYEELVKICSGNGAAFVVDAEGELLKKVLPYKPFLIKPNHHELGEIFSTEFTSAEEVIPFGQKLVEMGAQNVIVSLAGKGAVLISADAAYISSVPKGKVKSSVGAGDSMVAGFLAAYEKNKNIEKAFQYSVASGSATAFSLGLCTKEKAEELLSQVSIEKVSLKGEI from the coding sequence ATGATACACACATTGACGCTAAATCCGTCAGTGGACTACATCGTCGAATTGGATGAAATTATAGTCGGCGGTCTTAACCGCATGAAGCATGATTCAAAGTTTCCTGGAGGAAAAGGGATCAATGTTTCGAGAGTGCTGAAAAAAATGAATGTTGAAAGCAAGGCCCTTGGCTTTGCAGGCGGTTTTACAGGAGATTATATTGTTAATTCCTTAAATAAGGAGAATATCCAAAGTGACTTCATACAAGTTGCTGAGGACACAAGAATCAATGTAAAGATCAAGGCTGAGACGGAAACAGAAGTCAATGCCAAAGGGCCGGCCATTTCAGGAAGGAATTTTGAGGATCTTAAAAATAAGATCCGCAGCCTGTCAGAAGAAGATTTGCTTGTCCTCGCAGGCAGTATTCCATCAACCCTGCCTGAAACAACATATGAAGAGCTGGTGAAGATCTGTTCAGGAAATGGAGCGGCTTTTGTGGTGGACGCTGAGGGAGAATTATTGAAAAAGGTCCTTCCTTACAAACCGTTTTTAATAAAGCCTAATCACCATGAATTGGGGGAAATATTCAGCACAGAATTTACTTCCGCTGAAGAAGTCATCCCTTTTGGACAGAAACTTGTTGAAATGGGCGCCCAAAATGTAATTGTTTCATTAGCAGGCAAGGGAGCAGTCTTGATATCTGCTGATGCTGCATATATTTCAAGCGTTCCAAAAGGAAAAGTAAAAAGTTCAGTTGGCGCCGGAGATTCCATGGTAGCCGGTTTCCTTGCAGCTTATGAAAAAAACAAAAATATAGAAAAGGCTTTTCAATACAGTGTTGCTTCCGGAAGTGCTACCGCTTTTTCGCTAGGTCTTTGCACAAAGGAAAAAGCGGAGGAATTGCTTTCTCAGGTTTCAATTGAAAAGGTTAGCCTAAAAGGGGAGATTTAG
- a CDS encoding PTS fructose transporter subunit IIABC, with translation MRITELLTRDTILLSLSGTGKMDAINGLVNKLDAAGKLHDRDAFKNAILKREEQSTTGIGDGIAIPHAKTGAVKEPAIAFGKSEEGVNYESLDGQPAHLFFMIAAPEGANNTHLEALSRLSSILMNEEARKKLQHAASADEVIEIIDSYDGTEEEEVQNIADSKRFVVAVTACPTGIAHTYMAADSLKAKAAEMGVDIKVETNGSSGAKNVLTPEEIANAAAIIVAADTKVEMERFSGKHVLETAVADGIRKPQELIEKALNQDAPVYKGGSADNSGSAGNQKEQKAGIYKHLMNGVSNMLPFVVGGGILIAISFMFGYKAADPNDPSYHPIAEALMTIGGGNAFGLIVPILAAFIAMSIADRPGFAAGAVGGMLAASGGAGFLGGIIAGFLAGYVVVGLKKVFAGLPSSLEGIKTILLYPLFGIAVTGLLMLYVVNKPVGALNSAITEWLSGLGTGNAVLLGAVLGLMMAFDMGGPVNKSAYVFGTGLLANGVYEPMAAIMAAGMVPPLAIALATTLFKNRFTKQEQDAGKANYIMGFSFITEGAIPFAAADPLRVIPSIMAGSAVAGAISMMAGIGLRAPHGGVFVVPLVDGPWGIYLAGIIAGALLSAVLIGLLKKPINK, from the coding sequence ATGAGAATAACAGAATTACTGACAAGAGATACGATTCTGCTCTCATTGAGCGGAACAGGCAAAATGGATGCCATAAATGGATTGGTAAACAAGCTTGATGCAGCTGGAAAGCTTCATGACCGGGATGCCTTCAAGAATGCAATCTTAAAAAGGGAAGAACAAAGCACAACAGGCATAGGTGATGGAATTGCCATTCCTCATGCCAAAACGGGTGCGGTCAAAGAACCTGCTATTGCGTTCGGCAAATCAGAAGAAGGCGTAAATTATGAATCGCTTGACGGTCAGCCAGCACACTTATTTTTTATGATTGCAGCCCCGGAAGGAGCAAATAATACACATCTGGAGGCTCTATCCAGGCTTTCATCGATATTAATGAACGAGGAAGCACGCAAAAAACTTCAGCATGCTGCTTCTGCGGACGAAGTTATTGAAATCATTGACAGCTATGACGGGACAGAAGAAGAGGAAGTCCAAAATATTGCAGACAGCAAACGATTTGTTGTGGCTGTAACAGCTTGCCCAACAGGAATTGCCCATACTTATATGGCAGCTGATTCACTAAAGGCTAAGGCAGCTGAAATGGGTGTTGATATTAAAGTTGAAACCAATGGCTCAAGCGGTGCTAAAAACGTTCTGACACCAGAGGAAATCGCGAATGCAGCAGCAATTATCGTTGCAGCTGATACCAAGGTTGAAATGGAGCGATTCAGCGGTAAGCATGTTCTTGAAACGGCAGTTGCTGACGGCATCCGTAAACCTCAGGAGCTTATTGAAAAAGCGCTTAACCAGGATGCTCCTGTATACAAGGGCGGAAGTGCGGACAACAGCGGGTCTGCTGGGAATCAAAAAGAACAAAAAGCCGGAATTTATAAGCACTTAATGAATGGCGTATCCAACATGCTTCCATTTGTTGTAGGCGGAGGAATCCTGATTGCCATTTCATTTATGTTCGGATATAAAGCAGCTGATCCTAATGATCCGTCATACCATCCTATCGCTGAAGCACTGATGACGATTGGCGGGGGGAATGCATTTGGATTAATCGTTCCAATCCTTGCGGCGTTCATTGCCATGAGTATTGCGGACCGTCCCGGCTTTGCGGCAGGTGCAGTCGGCGGAATGCTGGCAGCATCTGGAGGCGCCGGCTTCCTTGGCGGCATTATTGCCGGCTTCCTTGCTGGTTATGTGGTAGTTGGGTTAAAAAAAGTTTTTGCTGGCCTGCCTTCATCTCTTGAAGGAATTAAAACGATTTTGCTCTATCCGCTCTTTGGAATTGCTGTCACAGGATTGCTGATGCTTTATGTTGTCAACAAACCAGTTGGCGCATTAAATTCTGCTATCACTGAGTGGCTTTCAGGTCTTGGCACTGGAAATGCTGTCCTGCTTGGAGCAGTCCTTGGGCTGATGATGGCATTTGATATGGGCGGCCCGGTTAATAAATCCGCATACGTTTTTGGTACAGGGCTGCTTGCAAATGGAGTATATGAACCAATGGCAGCAATCATGGCGGCAGGTATGGTTCCGCCACTTGCCATCGCGCTTGCCACGACTTTATTTAAAAATAGATTTACTAAACAGGAACAGGATGCAGGAAAAGCAAACTATATAATGGGATTTTCGTTTATTACAGAAGGTGCAATCCCATTCGCAGCAGCGGACCCATTGCGTGTTATCCCATCCATCATGGCAGGATCTGCCGTGGCAGGTGCCATCTCTATGATGGCTGGAATCGGATTAAGGGCGCCGCACGGCGGAGTCTTTGTCGTCCCTCTAGTCGATGGACCATGGGGAATTTACCTTGCAGGAATAATAGCAGGTGCTCTTTTGTCCGCTGTCCTTATTGGACTCCTGAAAAAGCCTATAAATAAATAA
- a CDS encoding GNAT family N-acetyltransferase, with amino-acid sequence MKIKRLSQCTLEEALTAWNKGFEGYIVPIKMDLQAFVNRMISEDLSPEKSIVVFINGEPCGIIMNGFREINGRKIAWNGGTGIAPEFRGKGLSAALMEEVISIYRAEKAHTAVLEAIEENERAIRLYKKAGYVVTDHLLYLNKKLIRKEPNLLKESHFAIKKLYPEQLQSLSIYDSRAAWQCQWQSAKNGEAAVLLNEDGKEEGCILYKRILEAGGRTDRIIIYQLRVTNENDYEKMTESILRHLFLDGDNSIDFTAVNISVSNPVSKALIKMGFEKKIGQVMMEKPL; translated from the coding sequence ATGAAAATAAAAAGACTTTCCCAATGCACCCTGGAGGAGGCGCTGACTGCCTGGAACAAAGGCTTTGAAGGCTATATAGTTCCCATTAAGATGGATCTTCAGGCATTTGTTAATCGAATGATATCTGAGGATCTTTCGCCTGAAAAATCGATTGTTGTCTTTATTAACGGTGAGCCCTGCGGAATTATAATGAATGGATTCCGGGAGATTAACGGCAGGAAAATTGCATGGAACGGAGGCACTGGAATCGCACCTGAATTCAGGGGTAAAGGCCTCTCTGCAGCATTGATGGAAGAGGTAATTAGCATCTACAGAGCTGAAAAAGCCCACACCGCTGTTCTTGAAGCAATTGAAGAAAATGAGAGAGCGATTAGGCTTTACAAAAAAGCCGGCTATGTGGTTACTGATCACTTGCTTTATTTAAACAAGAAGCTTATACGTAAAGAACCAAACTTATTAAAGGAAAGCCATTTTGCCATAAAAAAGTTATATCCTGAACAGCTGCAGTCACTAAGCATTTATGACAGCAGAGCTGCCTGGCAGTGCCAGTGGCAAAGCGCAAAAAATGGAGAAGCTGCTGTGCTATTAAATGAAGATGGGAAAGAGGAGGGCTGCATTTTATACAAAAGAATACTGGAAGCGGGAGGACGAACAGACCGTATCATCATCTATCAGCTAAGGGTTACTAACGAAAATGACTATGAAAAAATGACGGAAAGCATTCTTCGCCATCTGTTCCTTGATGGAGATAATTCTATTGATTTCACTGCAGTTAATATTTCTGTTTCCAATCCTGTCTCAAAAGCTTTAATAAAAATGGGATTTGAAAAGAAGATTGGCCAAGTAATGATGGAAAAGCCCCTATAG
- a CDS encoding DUF2935 domain-containing protein has translation MAAGFENAAKFEHGFWLQILGDHARFIHDSLSPKEKDSIERAKYFIQTFDQLLGRVEVDNLEQLSRRAEQEANKLREFKLTLIERHLTGKISIHLGPVFINHMVNELEEYMLVLQYLKKGEAPPVFHELHHHLIWLLDAAGHAGAISDNMDRVEKKIKKISDGYTKDFEAFYLKAVEMSGFLRTKVESFPALQKFNSDVTLEMSLFMNFLNEIEELKLSKEALGTFAALMADHMYREECYYLSKLAESTQSEKPKCDPAKPRLKE, from the coding sequence TTGGCTGCTGGATTTGAAAATGCTGCAAAATTTGAACACGGGTTTTGGCTGCAGATTTTGGGTGACCATGCACGCTTTATACATGATTCGCTATCACCAAAGGAAAAAGACAGCATTGAACGGGCAAAGTACTTTATACAAACCTTTGATCAGCTATTAGGAAGGGTTGAAGTGGATAATCTGGAGCAATTGAGCCGGAGGGCTGAACAGGAAGCTAATAAGCTGCGGGAATTTAAACTGACCCTGATTGAACGACATTTGACAGGGAAAATATCCATTCATCTTGGCCCGGTATTTATTAACCATATGGTCAATGAACTTGAAGAATATATGCTTGTCCTCCAATATTTAAAAAAGGGGGAAGCCCCGCCCGTATTTCATGAGCTCCATCACCATTTAATCTGGCTTCTGGATGCAGCTGGCCATGCAGGTGCCATATCTGACAATATGGATCGGGTTGAGAAGAAAATTAAAAAAATCAGTGATGGCTATACAAAGGATTTTGAAGCATTTTATTTAAAGGCCGTAGAAATGTCCGGCTTCCTTCGGACTAAGGTTGAATCATTCCCCGCACTGCAAAAGTTTAACAGCGATGTTACGCTGGAAATGTCTTTGTTTATGAACTTTCTCAATGAAATTGAGGAGCTTAAGTTAAGCAAGGAGGCATTGGGAACATTTGCAGCTCTAATGGCTGATCACATGTATCGTGAAGAATGCTATTACCTCTCAAAGCTTGCAGAGTCCACGCAGTCAGAAAAGCCGAAATGTGATCCAGCCAAACCAAGGCTTAAGGAATAA
- a CDS encoding putative holin-like toxin has translation MPLTVFESIMMMISFSSLIIAVMTFNHKK, from the coding sequence ATGCCTTTGACAGTTTTCGAATCGATCATGATGATGATTTCTTTTTCAAGTCTGATCATTGCTGTCATGACTTTTAACCATAAAAAATAG
- a CDS encoding alpha/beta fold hydrolase has protein sequence MPAFIYEDTKIFYETMGKGVPIIFIHPPAMGRKVFYYQGLLAEHFQVIFPDLSGNGDTAGPEKTVTIQGYAEEIKAVLDHLDIEKAVILGYSSGGIIAQEFALSYPERTLGVILSGGFPEVLSETFKYEHILGMYFVKHFPGFLQYVIASSHTKDKKVRDEILEHMKKANHTMWFQFYDRSLHYSCTDRLRNLSVPLLLIYGSRDFVNQHIRSYRRYVSFQAAIIKGVSHQVPTKKWQLFNQVVTGFVQQNFK, from the coding sequence TTGCCGGCATTTATTTATGAGGATACAAAGATTTTTTATGAAACGATGGGCAAGGGTGTGCCGATCATCTTTATACATCCGCCTGCTATGGGGAGAAAGGTATTTTATTATCAAGGCCTCCTGGCAGAGCATTTTCAGGTTATTTTTCCTGATTTAAGCGGGAATGGAGATACCGCTGGCCCCGAAAAAACAGTAACCATACAAGGATATGCAGAAGAGATAAAAGCTGTATTAGACCACTTGGATATTGAAAAAGCTGTTATTCTGGGGTATTCATCAGGCGGCATAATAGCTCAGGAGTTTGCCCTCTCATATCCGGAAAGGACACTTGGTGTCATTCTCTCAGGCGGGTTTCCTGAGGTGTTATCAGAAACCTTCAAATATGAGCATATTCTGGGAATGTACTTTGTGAAGCACTTTCCTGGTTTTCTGCAGTATGTAATAGCATCGAGCCATACAAAAGATAAAAAAGTCAGAGACGAGATTCTGGAGCATATGAAAAAAGCAAATCACACCATGTGGTTTCAATTTTATGATAGATCACTTCACTATTCCTGCACCGACCGCCTTAGGAACTTAAGTGTCCCCCTTCTCCTTATATATGGCTCAAGAGATTTTGTTAATCAGCATATAAGGAGCTATAGAAGATATGTCAGCTTTCAGGCAGCCATAATCAAAGGTGTTTCCCATCAGGTGCCAACTAAAAAGTGGCAGCTATTCAACCAGGTTGTAACTGGTTTTGTACAGCAGAACTTTAAATAA
- a CDS encoding MFS transporter gives MEHIENLQPVNSKAKKKSGDDVHNQKWAILSLSSIPLVMTLGNSMLIPVLPAMENKLNISAFQSSMIITVYSIVAIILIPIAGFLSDHIGRKKVIIPSLLIAGIGGLISGWAAWKMADAYWIILAGRALQGVGAAGAAPIVMPLVGDMFKNDDDVSSSLGLIETSNTFGKVLSPILGAFLAGFIWFLPFFSFPVFCTISILLVFFLVKTPNKREEPLQLKKFWSNIMDTFKNDGKWLYAIFLIGAILMFVLFGILFYLSDVLEKTYDIKDVKKGLLLAVPLGALCLSSYLTGKKIKENKILMKWIIFLGSVLVAAATAILSFSNNMWFMISMFLFAGIGIGVALPSLDALITEGIAKEERGTITSLYSSMRFIGVAGGPPAIAILMKHSDQGLFYILSGITILAALAAIIAIKPDANDS, from the coding sequence ATGGAGCACATTGAAAATTTACAACCTGTAAATTCAAAAGCTAAAAAGAAGTCAGGTGATGATGTTCATAACCAAAAATGGGCCATTCTTTCACTATCTTCCATTCCTCTCGTTATGACACTTGGGAATTCCATGCTGATTCCCGTTCTGCCGGCGATGGAAAATAAACTAAATATTTCTGCATTCCAATCCAGCATGATTATTACGGTATACAGTATTGTAGCCATTATATTGATTCCAATCGCAGGCTTTTTATCCGATCATATCGGCCGTAAAAAAGTCATTATACCCAGTCTTCTCATTGCAGGAATTGGCGGGCTGATCTCTGGATGGGCGGCATGGAAAATGGCGGATGCTTATTGGATCATATTAGCCGGGAGGGCATTGCAGGGTGTTGGGGCAGCAGGTGCTGCACCAATAGTTATGCCTTTAGTCGGGGATATGTTTAAAAATGATGATGATGTCAGCAGCTCCCTTGGCCTTATTGAAACTTCCAATACTTTTGGAAAAGTTTTATCACCTATACTTGGCGCTTTTCTTGCAGGGTTTATATGGTTTTTGCCGTTTTTTTCTTTTCCAGTTTTTTGTACCATTTCAATCCTGCTGGTTTTCTTCCTAGTAAAAACGCCAAATAAAAGAGAAGAACCTCTACAGCTAAAGAAGTTTTGGAGCAATATCATGGATACTTTTAAAAACGACGGAAAATGGCTTTATGCTATTTTCTTAATTGGTGCTATTCTTATGTTTGTACTTTTTGGAATCCTTTTTTATTTATCTGATGTGCTTGAAAAGACATATGATATTAAAGATGTTAAAAAAGGGCTGCTACTGGCTGTCCCGCTTGGCGCACTCTGCCTATCATCCTATCTGACAGGCAAAAAAATAAAAGAAAATAAAATACTGATGAAGTGGATCATATTCTTAGGATCAGTGCTTGTGGCAGCTGCCACTGCCATCTTAAGCTTTTCAAACAATATGTGGTTTATGATCAGCATGTTCCTGTTTGCCGGTATTGGCATAGGCGTTGCATTGCCTTCATTGGATGCGCTGATTACGGAAGGAATTGCAAAAGAAGAACGTGGTACCATTACTTCTTTATACAGTTCTATGAGGTTTATAGGCGTTGCCGGCGGCCCGCCGGCCATTGCTATTCTGATGAAGCATTCTGATCAAGGGCTCTTTTATATTTTAAGCGGAATAACCATTCTTGCTGCCCTTGCAGCCATTATAGCAATCAAACCTGACGCAAATGACAGCTAA
- a CDS encoding MOSC domain-containing protein — protein sequence MGVIISLSIGKPKKHSWKNNEEISGIGKEKIHSVFLTKEGFMGDGVANTDFHGGPDRAVCLYPYEHYGMWEKEFKKTFSTPSFGENICAGNMLEKDVFIGDTFSLGESVIQITQGRIPCSTISKHNGEDRLLGRIVETGFTGYFFRVLKEGTVTADSVLKLKERKQERLSVLQSNYIMFHDRKNIKAIEELLRIEELADVWREKLEKALL from the coding sequence GTGGGGGTGATTATTTCCTTAAGCATTGGAAAGCCAAAAAAGCACAGCTGGAAAAACAATGAGGAAATTTCGGGAATTGGCAAAGAAAAAATCCACAGTGTGTTTCTAACAAAGGAAGGTTTTATGGGGGATGGAGTGGCAAATACTGATTTTCATGGCGGTCCAGACCGTGCAGTGTGCCTATATCCCTACGAACATTACGGTATGTGGGAGAAAGAATTTAAAAAGACATTCTCTACGCCGTCATTTGGGGAAAATATTTGTGCGGGAAATATGCTCGAAAAGGATGTTTTTATAGGTGACACCTTTTCACTGGGGGAATCTGTCATCCAAATAACTCAGGGGCGTATCCCATGCTCCACAATATCAAAGCATAACGGAGAAGATCGGCTTTTAGGAAGAATTGTGGAAACAGGCTTCACAGGCTACTTTTTCAGAGTGCTGAAAGAAGGAACTGTAACAGCAGACAGCGTACTAAAGCTCAAAGAACGGAAGCAGGAAAGACTATCAGTCCTGCAATCAAACTATATCATGTTCCATGACCGCAAAAACATTAAAGCCATTGAAGAACTGCTTCGGATTGAGGAGCTTGCAGATGTGTGGAGAGAAAAGCTGGAAAAAGCATTATTATAA
- the trpE gene encoding anthranilate synthase component I has translation MKTKLAGTYMIEELEGDTLTPILIYQRMSGRKKFLLESSLKHEKSGRYSFIGADPVMELKGEGARTAVTAGGKTEVFAEKPLDAVRRLMPEEKVPTLERFPFCGGAVGYAGYDVIRQYEDIGIIPHDELDVPDVHLMFFEEVAVFDHLEQKVYLVAMPLLEETDESQLREKIKKRKAEIQEGTAGAGSEAATLSAFKASISKEDFVKKVNRAKSYIEEGDIFQVVLSQRLKAELTGDPFAFYRKLRVQNPSPYMYYLDFDEYAVAGASPESLIKTAGNKVITNPIAGTRPRGKTEDEDLQLERDLIEDEKELAEHRMLLDLGRNDLGRVCEFGSVAIEKNMVIERYKHVMHLVSEVGGRLKNPNTSIDALIACLPAGTVSGAPKIRAMEIINELETVKRGIYSGAVGYFSGNGNMDFALAIRTMVIKDGFAYIQAGAGIVHDSIPEKEYEETLHKLKAFLEDKK, from the coding sequence GTGAAAACAAAATTAGCTGGGACGTATATGATCGAAGAGCTAGAGGGTGACACATTAACACCTATTTTAATCTATCAGAGAATGAGCGGAAGAAAGAAATTCCTGTTAGAAAGCTCGCTAAAGCATGAAAAATCGGGAAGGTATTCCTTTATTGGCGCAGACCCTGTGATGGAACTAAAAGGGGAAGGGGCCCGGACAGCTGTTACGGCCGGGGGGAAGACAGAAGTTTTTGCTGAAAAGCCGCTTGATGCAGTAAGAAGGCTGATGCCTGAGGAAAAGGTGCCCACCCTTGAACGTTTCCCTTTCTGTGGAGGAGCTGTTGGCTATGCAGGCTATGATGTCATCAGACAATACGAAGATATCGGAATAATTCCTCATGATGAACTGGATGTTCCGGATGTTCACCTTATGTTTTTTGAGGAAGTGGCGGTTTTCGACCATCTGGAGCAAAAGGTATATCTCGTAGCCATGCCTTTACTGGAAGAAACCGATGAATCTCAGCTGCGTGAAAAAATAAAGAAAAGAAAGGCCGAAATACAAGAGGGGACAGCGGGAGCTGGATCGGAAGCAGCCACACTGTCAGCTTTCAAAGCTTCCATATCTAAAGAAGACTTCGTTAAAAAGGTAAACAGAGCTAAGTCCTATATTGAAGAGGGAGACATCTTCCAGGTGGTGCTTTCTCAGCGGTTAAAAGCAGAATTGACCGGAGATCCTTTCGCATTTTACCGGAAGTTAAGAGTACAAAATCCTTCCCCATATATGTATTATCTTGATTTTGATGAATATGCAGTTGCAGGGGCATCACCGGAAAGTCTTATAAAAACAGCAGGAAACAAAGTAATCACGAACCCGATTGCAGGAACAAGGCCAAGAGGCAAGACAGAAGATGAGGACTTACAGCTTGAAAGGGACCTGATAGAAGATGAAAAGGAGCTTGCCGAACACAGGATGCTGCTCGATCTGGGCAGAAATGATCTCGGCCGTGTCTGCGAATTTGGATCGGTCGCTATAGAAAAAAACATGGTAATTGAGAGATATAAGCATGTCATGCACCTTGTATCCGAAGTTGGCGGCAGGCTGAAAAATCCCAACACATCGATTGATGCTTTAATAGCGTGTCTGCCTGCCGGAACAGTTTCAGGTGCTCCTAAAATTAGAGCAATGGAAATCATCAATGAACTTGAAACTGTGAAAAGAGGAATTTACTCAGGAGCAGTCGGCTATTTTTCCGGGAATGGCAATATGGATTTCGCACTGGCAATCAGGACAATGGTGATTAAAGATGGATTTGCCTATATACAAGCTGGGGCGGGCATAGTGCATGATTCCATCCCTGAAAAAGAGTACGAAGAAACACTTCATAAATTAAAAGCATTTTTGGAGGACAAAAAATGA
- a CDS encoding anthranilate synthase component II — protein MILLIDNYDSFTFNLYQYLGELGQEIKVVRNDQITIEEIEKLNPEAIVLSPGPGRPEQAGVIVEVIQQFYRKLPILGICLGHQAIGYAFGARIEKAKKIMHGKVSNLKHNGSQLFQYMPQPISIMRYHSLIIQSGTLPGIFKVLARSMDDNEIMAIKHEDYPLYGLQFHPESVGTGLGKRILENFLQTIRREEESENNTAEVI, from the coding sequence ATGATTCTGCTGATTGATAATTATGATTCATTCACATTTAACCTTTATCAGTATCTGGGTGAACTGGGACAGGAAATTAAAGTTGTAAGAAATGATCAGATAACAATCGAAGAAATTGAAAAATTAAATCCTGAAGCGATTGTTCTTTCACCTGGACCGGGACGGCCGGAACAAGCGGGAGTCATTGTTGAAGTTATTCAGCAATTTTACAGGAAGCTTCCTATCCTGGGCATTTGCCTTGGCCATCAGGCAATCGGCTACGCCTTTGGGGCAAGGATTGAAAAAGCCAAGAAAATTATGCATGGCAAGGTGTCTAATCTGAAGCATAACGGATCACAGCTGTTTCAATACATGCCGCAGCCAATCAGCATCATGCGTTATCATTCCTTAATAATACAGTCGGGAACACTGCCTGGCATATTTAAGGTTTTAGCCCGATCAATGGATGATAATGAAATAATGGCAATCAAGCATGAAGACTATCCTTTATACGGGTTGCAATTCCATCCGGAGTCAGTAGGAACAGGCCTTGGAAAAAGGATTTTGGAAAACTTTTTACAAACAATCAGGAGGGAAGAAGAGAGTGAAAACAATACTGCAGAGGTTATCTGA
- the trpD gene encoding anthranilate phosphoribosyltransferase, with translation MKTILQRLSERESLTEAEMKEAMENLFAHDVTDSEIAAFMVGLKTKGETVEEIAGIVKAMRDKSLSFSKKIPNVLDNCGTGGDGSSSFNISSTSAFVIAGAGIPVAKHGNRSVSSKTGSADVLEHLGINLNHPPERTEEILEEIGIAFLFAPHVHPNIKRIMKVRKDLRIPTTFNLIGPLTNPVELDHQLLGIYRRDYIEMFAEVLKTLGRKRAVVLNGAGFMDEASLQGENHLAILTDGKVTKKVLHPDEVGLSVCSNEAIRGGDSRENAEILLSVLKGEKGARRDTVLLNAGIGIFTGGKAETIQDGINLAKESIDSGAALQKLHQLIETSRSVHKEVI, from the coding sequence GTGAAAACAATACTGCAGAGGTTATCTGAACGGGAGTCATTAACAGAGGCAGAAATGAAGGAAGCAATGGAAAATTTATTTGCCCATGATGTGACGGACAGTGAAATTGCGGCATTTATGGTGGGTCTTAAAACAAAAGGGGAAACAGTTGAAGAAATTGCAGGCATCGTAAAAGCAATGAGGGATAAATCCCTTTCATTTAGTAAGAAGATTCCTAATGTTTTGGATAATTGCGGTACAGGAGGAGATGGTTCAAGCAGCTTTAATATCAGTTCCACTTCTGCCTTTGTGATTGCAGGTGCCGGAATTCCTGTTGCTAAGCATGGTAACCGAAGTGTATCCAGCAAAACAGGCAGTGCAGATGTTCTGGAGCATTTGGGAATCAATCTAAATCACCCGCCTGAGCGCACAGAGGAAATATTGGAGGAAATCGGGATTGCCTTTCTTTTCGCCCCTCATGTCCATCCGAACATTAAAAGAATCATGAAAGTGCGCAAGGATTTGAGAATACCGACAACCTTCAATCTGATAGGTCCATTAACCAATCCGGTTGAACTTGATCATCAGCTTCTCGGGATCTATCGAAGAGATTATATTGAAATGTTTGCAGAGGTCCTGAAAACTTTGGGAAGGAAGCGAGCAGTTGTTTTAAATGGTGCAGGGTTTATGGATGAAGCATCCCTGCAGGGGGAAAACCACCTGGCTATCCTGACTGACGGCAAGGTAACGAAAAAGGTCCTCCACCCAGATGAAGTTGGGTTATCCGTCTGCAGCAATGAGGCGATCAGAGGGGGAGATTCCAGGGAAAATGCTGAAATACTTCTGAGTGTCCTGAAGGGAGAAAAGGGAGCAAGAAGAGATACGGTCCTCCTTAATGCCGGCATTGGGATCTTTACAGGAGGCAAGGCTGAAACAATTCAAGATGGGATAAATTTAGCCAAAGAGAGCATTGATTCAGGAGCTGCATTACAAAAGCTTCATCAGTTAATTGAGACAAGCAGAAGTGTCCATAAAGAGGTGATATAA